TTGCACGCGGCCTTGCCCGCCAGGTTGGCCCGGGAGTAGTGCGCTACGCTGAAGCGGTCGCACTCCGGGCTCCACTGCCCATAGTCCACGCCATTGAGAATCCCGCTCAGCGCGCTGCGGCGCGCCACCAATACGCCCTCCAGACCGCAACCGAACTCGGGAGTCTGGATCTCTCGAGCGTAGGTCGGACTGACCGTCGTGATGGCGTCGGCGTACACGATGCCGCCCTTCAGGTAGTTGATCTTGCCGTAGAACTCGAGCCCGTCCGGTGTGAAGTACCGCCAGTCGAGGTTCAGCAGGTGCCAGTCGAAGTGCCAGAACAGCCCTTGATAGCCGAGGTTGTGAATGGTCAGCACGGTACGGACGTTTTCCAAGCCCGGGTAACGGGTGGGGTCCGTGCGCAGAAACACGGGGGTGAGTGCCGTCTGCCAGTCGTGGCAGTGCAGGACATCAACCGTCCCGAGATGGGGCAGTAGCGCCGCGATGGCGCGGCCGAAAAACGCGAAACGCTCCGCGTTGTCCAGATAGTCGCCATCGGGCGTGCCGTAGAGCCCGGCGCGCGCAAAGTACTGGTCCGCTTCGACCAGATACACGGGGACGCCGTCCTCCATCTCCGATTCCAGCACCTGGGCCGTGACGGTCTGGTCTGAGACCGGCACCTGCAGCTGACATTCCTTCGGCCGAAGGGAGCAGCGTTCCCGGGAAATAGAACGGTAGGCCGGAACGACGACGACGACGTCCACGCCGAGCCGTTTCAGCGCTCGCGGGAGCGCACCGACGACATCCGCCAAGCCGCCGGTCTTGGCGAAAGGAACAGCTTCGGAAGCGGCCATTACTACCCGCATGCTCTGTCGTCCTTCTGTCGCCCCGGCGAGGGGCGGGCCTAATCGCCAGCTTCACGCAGGTGGCGCGCTGCATCCTCCGGGGGTACGGGGTTGATGTAGAATCCGGTGCCCCACTCGAAACCTGCGACCTTGGTCAGTTTCGGCATGATCTCCACGTGCCAGTGGTAGTAGCCGTCCTCTGGCTCGCGTGCGGGTGAGGAATGGATGACGTAGTTGTACGGCGGGGCATCGAGCGCTTTGTTCAAACGCCGTAGCGCGTCGCGCAGGGAGCGCGCGAGATTGCCATACTCGTGCTTGGTGATGCGCTCGAAGGCCTCGCTGTGGATCTTCGGTAGTATCCAGGTCTCGAACGGGAAACGCGGGGCGAAAGGACATACGGTCACGAACTCGTCGTTCTCTGCCACCAGCCGCACCTGATCCTCCCGCTCCTGGCGGATGAGATCGCAGAACACGCACCGCTCTTTGTGCCGATAGTACTCGCGCGCGCCGTTCAATTCCTCGGCGACATTCAGGGGAATGATCGGCAATGCGATCAGCTGCGAATGGGTGTGCTCGAGACTGGCGCCCGCTTCAGCGCCGTGATTCTTGAAGATCAGGATGTAGCGGAAGCGCCGATCCCTCTTCAGGTCGTGGACACGATCGTGATAGGCCCACAGCACGTCCTCGATTTGCTCTTCGCTGAGCTCGGCGAGATCCACCGTGTGATCGGGGCTTTCGATGATGACTTCGTGGGCGCCGACGCCGTTCATCATGTCGAAGATACCTTCGCCTCTGCGGCCCAGTTCACCCTCGATGCGCAGGGCAGGAAACTTGTTTGGTACTACCCGGACGCTCCAATCGCGGGAATCCTGAGCGCCGCCCTTGGTGCGATACGCAAGCACCTCGGACGGCGTTTCATGCTCATGGCCGACACAGAAGGCGCACTCGGTTCTCTTCCGTCCCTCGCGGGCGTGGGAGAAATCCGACGGGCGGCGTGCCCGTTCTGTGGCAATGATCACCCAGCGTCCCATGATCGGGTCTTTCCGGAGTTCTGGCATTGCCCGAAACCTTCGATCGATTTATCTCTTATCCGCAGTGGCCAAGCAAACTGTTTTTCCCGTAGGATCATTGGCGTCCTGCGAGGTGACAGTTCGGCGTGAACCGCCCGGCGTGCTGGTGAAAAGAGCAGATGATGCGGCCAAGATGCGCTCGCCCACGAGGGAAGAGGGCCGTCTTCAGGACGCCGCCGCGCGTAACTGTTGCGATTGATCGCGTGGCTCGAGGGCGTGCTCCAGAACCTCGTCGATGGTGTCGACGAAGATGAAGTGCATTTCGGCGCGCACGGTCTCCGGCAGGTCTTCAAGGTCCTTTTCGTTCCGTCTGGGCAAGATGATCGTGTTGATGCCGGCGCGCCGGGCGCCCAGCACTTTCTCCTTGATGCCGCCGACGGCGAGCACCTTACCGCGCAAGGTGATCTCGCCTGTCATGGCGACATCATGGCGCACGACACGGCCGGTGAGCAGTGAGGCCAGTGATGTGGCAATCGTCACCCCACCGGACGGACCGTCCTTGGGCACCGCTCCCGCCGGGACATGGATGTGCAGATCCAGATTCTCGAAAAAATCCGGTGCGATTCCCAGGCGTTCGGCGCGCGAGCGCACGTAGCTCAAGGCCGCTTGCGCGGACTCTTTCATCACCTCGCCGAGGTGGCCGGTGAGCAGCAGTCCTTTCTTGCCGCCCATCTTGGTGGATTCGATGAACATGATGTCCCCACCCATTGGGGTCCATGCCAACCCGACCGCCACCCCAGGGTCCTGCGTGCGCTCGGCGACTTCGGAAAAGAAGCGTTCCGGCCCCAGGAACTCGTGCACCTTGACCGGATCAACGGTGACCGGATCGGTCTTGCCTTCGGTGATGCGGCGGGCAACTTTGCGGCACAGGCTGCCGATCTCGCGCTCGAGATTGCGCAGTCCAGCCTCGCGCGTGTAGTGCCGAATCACATGGCTCAAGCCTTCGGTGGTGAAGGCGATCTGGCTTTCCTGCAGCCCATTTTCCCGGTGCTGCTTCGGAATCAGATGCCGGCGTGCGATCTCGAGCTTCTCTTCTTCGGTGTATCCCGCCATTTCGATCACCTCCATGCGGTCACACAGGGCCGGAGGAATGGGATCGAGCAGGTTGGCCGTGGTCACAAACATCACCTTCGAGAGATCGAACGGAACATCGAGGTAATGATCGAGGAAGGTGTTGTTCTGTTCCGGATCGAGCACTTCGAGCAACGCCGACGCGGGATCGCCGCGGAAATCG
The Candidatus Binatia bacterium genome window above contains:
- the glgA gene encoding glycogen synthase GlgA encodes the protein MRVVMAASEAVPFAKTGGLADVVGALPRALKRLGVDVVVVVPAYRSISRERCSLRPKECQLQVPVSDQTVTAQVLESEMEDGVPVYLVEADQYFARAGLYGTPDGDYLDNAERFAFFGRAIAALLPHLGTVDVLHCHDWQTALTPVFLRTDPTRYPGLENVRTVLTIHNLGYQGLFWHFDWHLLNLDWRYFTPDGLEFYGKINYLKGGIVYADAITTVSPTYAREIQTPEFGCGLEGVLVARRSALSGILNGVDYGQWSPECDRFSVAHYSRANLAGKAACKADLQAAVGLPLHAEEPLIGIVSRLAAQKGFDLLSQVAPQLLHKRLQLVVLGSGDSSYQELFTSLSRQHKKRLAVRIAFDNALAHKIEAGSDMFLMPSHYEPCGLNQIYSLRYGTIPIVRSTGGLEDTIADFDPNSGEGTGFKFVDYTGEALMACIERALHAYGTPQMWQTLIQNAMRANFSWDRSAQAYVDLYRRLARLK
- the galT gene encoding galactose-1-phosphate uridylyltransferase; the protein is MPELRKDPIMGRWVIIATERARRPSDFSHAREGRKRTECAFCVGHEHETPSEVLAYRTKGGAQDSRDWSVRVVPNKFPALRIEGELGRRGEGIFDMMNGVGAHEVIIESPDHTVDLAELSEEQIEDVLWAYHDRVHDLKRDRRFRYILIFKNHGAEAGASLEHTHSQLIALPIIPLNVAEELNGAREYYRHKERCVFCDLIRQEREDQVRLVAENDEFVTVCPFAPRFPFETWILPKIHSEAFERITKHEYGNLARSLRDALRRLNKALDAPPYNYVIHSSPAREPEDGYYHWHVEIMPKLTKVAGFEWGTGFYINPVPPEDAARHLREAGD